Proteins encoded together in one Shewanella oneidensis MR-1 window:
- the rnt gene encoding ribonuclease T — MSDICDANKLKHRFRGYFPVVIDVETAGFNSQTDALLEIAVTLLKMDDEGLLGIDKTLHFHIEPFEGANLEPEALAFNGIDPTNPLRGAVSEKDAFLEIFKAVKKAQKASDCHRSIIVAHNAAFDHGFVSKAIERCDLKRSPFHPFATFDTATLAGLAIGHTVLAKACIMAGIPFDNKEAHSALYDTERTAELFCYIVNRWKTLGGWPLLATSESEDMDSEE, encoded by the coding sequence TTTCGAGGCTACTTTCCGGTAGTGATAGATGTCGAAACGGCGGGCTTCAACTCTCAAACCGATGCGTTGCTGGAAATAGCCGTCACGCTGCTGAAAATGGATGATGAAGGCTTGCTAGGGATTGATAAAACCCTGCATTTTCATATAGAACCCTTTGAGGGCGCCAACCTAGAACCCGAAGCTCTGGCCTTTAATGGTATTGATCCCACGAATCCGTTAAGGGGGGCGGTCAGCGAAAAAGACGCTTTTTTAGAGATTTTTAAAGCCGTTAAAAAAGCCCAAAAAGCATCCGATTGTCACCGCAGCATTATTGTGGCGCACAATGCCGCATTCGATCATGGCTTTGTCAGTAAAGCTATCGAACGCTGTGACTTAAAGCGATCGCCCTTCCATCCGTTTGCGACTTTTGATACTGCAACTTTGGCTGGATTAGCGATTGGCCATACGGTACTGGCCAAAGCGTGCATTATGGCGGGCATTCCCTTCGATAATAAAGAAGCCCATTCTGCACTCTATGATACTGAGCGCACCGCAGAACTCTTTTGTTATATCGTCAACCGTTGGAAAACCTTAGGGGGTTGGCCACTATTAGCCACCAGCGAATCTGAAGATATGGATAGCGAAGAATAG
- a CDS encoding peroxiredoxin yields MSVLVGRPAPDFTAAAVLGSGEIVDSFNLTAAIKGKPAVVFFYPLDFTFVCPSELIAFDHRMEEFTKRGVVVIGVSIDSQFTHNAWRNTPVEKGGIGQVKYTLVADVKHDICKAYDVEHPEAGVAFRGSFLIDKEGMVRHQVVNDLPLGRNVDEMLRMIDALQFHEEHGDVCPAGWEKGDKGMNASTAGVAAYLAENASSL; encoded by the coding sequence ATGAGCGTATTAGTAGGCCGTCCGGCTCCTGATTTCACTGCTGCAGCTGTATTAGGTTCTGGCGAAATCGTCGATAGCTTTAACTTAACTGCAGCCATCAAAGGCAAGCCTGCGGTTGTATTTTTCTATCCACTTGACTTCACTTTCGTTTGTCCATCAGAGTTGATCGCGTTCGATCACCGCATGGAAGAGTTCACTAAGCGTGGTGTGGTAGTGATCGGTGTATCTATCGATTCTCAATTTACTCACAATGCATGGCGTAACACCCCAGTTGAAAAGGGTGGTATTGGCCAAGTGAAATACACTTTAGTGGCTGACGTTAAACACGACATCTGTAAAGCATATGATGTTGAACACCCAGAAGCAGGTGTTGCGTTCCGTGGTTCATTCCTGATCGACAAAGAAGGTATGGTACGTCACCAAGTGGTTAACGATCTGCCATTAGGCCGTAACGTTGACGAAATGTTGCGTATGATCGATGCACTGCAATTCCACGAAGAGCATGGTGATGTTTGTCCTGCTGGTTGGGAAAAAGGCGACAAAGGTATGAACGCAAGCACTGCTGGTGTGGCGGCTTACCTTGCTGAAAACGCAAGCTCTCTGTAA
- a CDS encoding Na+/H+ antiporter family protein, producing MNAVVIAVCLMLALSLARVNVVVALTISALVAGLVGGMDLHRTIDAFNTGLGGGAQIALSYALLGAFAVALSHSGLTTLISNSIIKSLGREPNATNTNWVRWLLLLSLLAMSMASQNILPIHIAFIPILVPPLLHVMTKLNIDRRLVACVLTFGLVTTYMILPVGFGGIFLNDILLSNLTSNGLVAVRDQIPPAMLIPAAGMVVGLLIAVFVSYRKPRVYDETKVLSAEPEEKLNKRNIVIAALAILATLFVQLETDSMIFGALVGFMIFSFSGALKHVADQDIFTQGVRMMANIGFIMISAAGFAAVVKETGEVGTLVSSLSSLIGDNKALAAFLMLVVGLLITMGIGSSFSTIPIIATIYVPLALSFGFSVPATIALVGTAAALGDAGSPASDSTLGPTSGLNADGQHDHIRDSVIPTFIHYNIPLLVFGWIAAMVL from the coding sequence ATGAATGCAGTCGTTATTGCTGTGTGTTTAATGTTAGCCCTCAGTTTAGCAAGGGTGAATGTGGTTGTTGCGCTCACTATCAGTGCCCTGGTTGCAGGTTTAGTCGGGGGAATGGATCTGCATCGCACCATTGATGCCTTTAACACGGGATTAGGTGGCGGCGCACAAATCGCCCTCAGCTATGCCTTACTGGGTGCGTTTGCGGTGGCATTATCCCATTCAGGCTTAACAACACTGATTTCAAACTCGATCATTAAAAGCCTTGGCCGAGAGCCCAATGCAACAAACACCAATTGGGTGCGCTGGTTGCTATTATTATCATTGCTGGCAATGTCGATGGCATCGCAAAATATCCTGCCAATCCATATCGCCTTCATTCCGATTTTAGTGCCACCACTCTTGCATGTGATGACCAAACTGAATATCGACCGCCGCTTGGTCGCCTGTGTGCTGACCTTTGGTCTTGTCACTACCTATATGATTTTACCCGTGGGTTTTGGTGGAATTTTCTTAAATGATATTTTGTTATCCAACCTGACAAGTAATGGCTTAGTCGCTGTGCGTGACCAAATTCCCCCTGCCATGTTGATCCCCGCAGCGGGCATGGTGGTCGGTTTATTGATCGCTGTTTTTGTCAGTTATCGCAAGCCACGGGTATATGATGAAACTAAAGTTCTCAGTGCCGAGCCAGAAGAAAAACTGAATAAGCGCAATATCGTTATCGCTGCATTAGCCATCCTTGCCACCTTGTTTGTGCAGCTAGAGACAGATTCAATGATCTTCGGCGCCTTAGTCGGCTTTATGATCTTTAGTTTCTCGGGCGCTCTAAAACACGTAGCCGACCAAGATATCTTTACTCAGGGTGTGCGCATGATGGCCAACATCGGTTTTATCATGATCTCCGCCGCGGGTTTTGCCGCAGTTGTGAAAGAAACCGGTGAAGTCGGTACGCTGGTTTCATCATTAAGCTCGTTGATTGGCGACAATAAAGCCCTCGCCGCCTTTTTGATGTTAGTCGTGGGTCTCTTAATCACGATGGGAATTGGGTCTTCATTTTCAACCATTCCGATTATCGCGACCATTTATGTGCCCTTGGCGCTAAGCTTTGGGTTTTCAGTACCCGCAACCATCGCGCTAGTAGGTACAGCTGCTGCTTTGGGAGATGCAGGCTCTCCAGCGTCAGACTCGACACTTGGCCCAACATCCGGCTTAAATGCCGATGGCCAACACGATCATATCCGCGATAGCGTTATCCCAACCTTTATTCACTACAATATTCCCTTGTTAGTCTTTGGTTGGATTGCCGCCATGGTGCTCTAA